In the Clostridium gelidum genome, CTGTTTCTACATTACCTTCAAAATCACTATTATGAAGATCATAAGTTATATATTTAATTTTAAACGCAGCATCCTTAAAATATTGTAGTGATTCTTCAAATAATTCATCATCATCTGTTTTAAAATAAATTTCCCCATTATCTTTTAGAAATATCTTATATTGATTCAACTGTCTTGTATGTGTTAGTCTTCTCTTTTTATTTTTTTCCTTAGGCCACGGATTACAAAAGTTTATGTATATTTTGCTTATTAAATCTTCTTCATTTAAGATTTCATTAATAAGTCCTATTTCTTGAGCCATTAGCTTAATATTATCTACACATTTATTTTTTTCATTATATGCTTCTTCGATATTTCTCTTGGCTAATCCTAAAACTTCATCTTTTATATCAATTGCAATATAATTAATACTAGCATTTTCAGAGCCATGCACTGCTATAAAGGTTCCTTTTCCACATCCAAGTTCTAAATATATAGGTTTATCATTTCCAAATAATTCTTTCCATTTACCTTTATATTCTTTAGGACTTATAACAAAAAAGTTGCAACTTTCAAGTTCAGGTCTCGCCCACGGTTTTTTTCTCATTCTCATGTTAATTCACTCCATCTTTTAGGCACATGAAAGAAAATAACAAGCCAATGATGCGATGTATATTTTTTGTCAGACAAGGAGATATATTCACCTCATAGCAGGCCTATTAGGTGAACATACCGACGTGGTATGACAAAAAATAGACTAGCATGCTGACTTGTTATTTTTATGAATGTGCCTTAGCATTCATAATAATTATACCTATAAAAATTTATATTGCAATTTTTATCTGCAAAATTTACAGGTATTGTAAAATACTTTGATTATTCTACAATACCTGCATTAAATTGGTGAATTTAAAGTGCTTTTGCTTTCTCTATATAATCTTTTAATATCCCACAAGTATTGTCAAATTCTTTTTGTTCTTGTTGTGTTAAATTTATTTCAATTATTCCTTCTACTCCATTTTTACCTAATATAGCCGGCACACTTGCGAACACATTCTCTTGTGCATATTCTCCTTCTAATAAAACAGAGCATGGTAAAATTCTCTTTTCATCATGGAATATTGTTTTAACTACTTCTGTTAATGCAGTTCCTATTCCAAATTCAGTAGATCCTTTTCCATTTAACACTACCCAGCCTGCATAAGCTGTTCTTTTAACTATGTCTGGTAGATCTAATTTTCCATATGTGTCTGGTTTTTCTTTAATTAAATCAAATAATGGCTTGCCTCCTATAGATACATGAGACCATGGAACCATTTGAGAATCACCATGTTCTCCCATAGAATATCCTTGTATAGATTTTTGATCTATACCTATTTCACTTGCTAATATTCTCCTAAGCCTAGATGAATCTAAAGCTGTCCCGGTTCCTATAACTCTGTTTTTAGGGAAACCTGTTCTCTTCCAAATATAATGTGCTATAACATCACACGGATTTGAAATAGACACAATTATACCTTTAAATCCTGATTTAACTATTGGATCAATTATTGTATCAACAATTTTTATTGTTGCTTCTAATGTATCCAAACGAGTTTGATCCTTCATTGGTAATGGTCCTGCGCTTATTACAACAATATCTGCATCTGTACATTCTTCAAGTGAACCCTGTCTTGTTTCAACATGGTGCGGTAAATATGCTACAGCATCACTTAAATCAACTGCTTGCGAATTAGCTTTCGCTTCATCTATATCTACCATTATAATCTCATCGCAAACACCTTGAGTTGCTAGTGCAAATCCACAATGAGATCCAACATGTCCAGCTCCTATTATCACTACTTTTCTAGTTCTTATCCCCATTTTAAAGCCCCCTTTAATTTAGTTATGAGTTCAGAGTTAACTATTAATTGTTATCTTTTTACACTTTACGACGAATCTTATTGCTACCACTTCATGAATCTCACAAAAGTTATCACATTCATATATATATAAATTACTGGCAATATATCATTTTATTATATACTATTTCTCTAAAATAATTAAGTATACTCATTCATGTTTCTTAACTTTTTATGCAAAAAAGAAACTATCTAAATAACGATAAAAACTTTATCCCTATTAAAAATAGTCTCTTTACGTATATATTTTTATTATTTATTTTTTCCCAAATAATTTTTTCTTAGGAGCATTAGCTTCATCAAATTCTTCACCTGATGCTCTCATTAATTCATATAATGCTTCTTTTTGTTCCTTATTCAATGTCTTAGGAATATCAACTACAACTTTTACATATTGATCTCCTTTTCCACTTGAATTAACTCTTTGTATACCCTTGCCCTTTAATCTAAACATTGTTCCTGATTGAGTACCTGCTGGAACATTATATTTAACATTCCCATCTACTGTAGCTACAGTTATTTCTGTACCTAAGGCAGCCTTAGCCATAGAAACATGAGTATCTATATACACATCATTTCCTTTTCTTGTGAATATTTTTGATGGCGCCACATTAATTTTCACATATAAATCTCCAGGACTTCCACCTCTTAATCCATGTTCCCCTTGTCCTCTAAGTGGCATTACATTTCCTGTATCAACACCTGCTGGTATGTTAACTTTTATATTTCTTGTCTTTCTAACATTACCTTTTCCTCTACAATGTGAGCATGGTTTTTCTATTATTTTACCAGTACCCCTACATGTATCACATGTTGATGTTGAAACAAAGCTTCCAAGAGGAGTTTGTCTTTGTACTCTTACTTGACCTGCCCCACCACAAGTTGGACAAGTTTTTGCATTAGTTCCTGGTTCAGCACCACTTCCGCTGCAGTGTTCACAATTTTCATTTCTAGTAATTGATATTTCTTTTTCAACACCAAATATAGCTTCCTCAAAAGTTAATGTCATTGCATATTCAAGGTCGCTTCCACGTGCTGGTCCATTCTTTCTTCTAGAACTTCCTCCGCCACCTCCAAAGAATGACTCGAATATATCACCAAAACCACCCATATCAAAGCCATCGAAGCCTCCGCCTCCAAAGCCTCCACTACCATCAAAAGCAGCTGATCCAAATTGGTCATACTTAGCTCTCTTTTCTGGATCTGAAAGAATTTGATAAGCCTCATTTATTTCTTTAAACTTTTCTTCGGCTTCATCATTTCCTTGATTTTTATCTGGATGATATTTTACTGCCATTTTTCTAAAGGCTCTTTTTATTTCATCATCACCTGCACCCTTTTGAAGTCCAAGTAATTCATAATAGTCTTTACTTGCCATTTGTTTATATTCACCACCTGGTTTTATTTTTTAATTTAAGTATATATAAATTCCAATTATATACTTTAGAAAAGGGAAGACGAGTTGCCTTCCCTATCCCATTATATTAGATAACTAGTGTTTAGTACAACCTATTTATCCTATTTGTCTTCATCTACCTTAAAATCTGCATCTACAACATTATCATCATGTGGTGCACTTTGAGCATTACCAGCTGATGCATTTGGATCAAATCCTGCACCTTCTGCGCCTTCTGGTTGTTGATACATCTTTGTAGCTATTGGATAGAATGCTTGGTTTACTGCTTCAATTGCAGCTTTAACAGCTTCTACATCATCGCTATCTTTAATCTTCTTAAGCTCTTCAATCTTAGCTTGAACTCCAGCTTTTTCTTCTTCTGTAGCTTTATCTCCAACTTCACTTAGTGTTTTTTCTATTTGATAGATTGTTTGATCTGCAGTGTTTGCAGTTTCAACTTTTTCTTTTCTCTTCTTATCTTCTTCTGCAAACTTCTCAGCTTCTTTTACAGCCTTATCAACTTCATCATCATTTAAGTTAGTTGAAGCTGTAATTGTGATATTAGCTTGCTTTCCAGTTCCTTTATCTAAAGCTGATACCTTAACAATACCATTAGCATCTATATCAAATGTTACTTCGATTTGAGGAATTCCTCTTGGTGCTGGAGCTATTCCTGAAAGTGTAAATTGTCCAAGTGACTTATTATCCATAGCCATTTGTCTTTCACCTTGAACTACATTGATTTCAACTGATGTTTGACTGTCTGCAGCAGTTGAGAATACTTGGCTCTTCTTTGTTGGAATAGTTGTATTTCTTTCGATTAATGGAGTAGCTATTCCACCTGCTGTTTCAATTCCAAGTGTTAATGGAGAAACATCAAGTAATACTATATCCTTAACTTCTCCTGTTAGTACTCCTGCTTGAATAGCTGCACCAACTGCAACACATTCATCTGGATTAACTCCCTTAGATGGTTCTTTTCCTGTAAAGTTCTTAACTGCATCTACTACTGCTGGAATTCTTGTTGATCCACCAACTAAGATTATTTTTTCAATATCACTTAATGAAAGTTTAGCATCAGCTAATGCTTTTTTCATTGGTTCAATTGATCTTTGAACTAAGTCACTAGTAATTTCATTAAATTTCGCTCTAGTTAAAGTTAAATCTATATGTTTTGGACCTGTTGCATCTGCTGTAATAAATGGTAAGTTTATATTTGTTTGAGTTGATGATGATAATTCAATCTTAGCTTTTTCAGCAGCTTCTTTTAATCTTTGAAGTGCCATTTTATCTTGCATTAAGTCAATTCCATTATCTGATTTAAATGTGTCTGCAATGTAGTGCATGATCTTTTCATCAAAGTCATCTCCACCAAGCTTTGTATCTCCATTAGTTGATAATACTTCGAATACACCATCTCCAAGGTCTAGAATAGATACATCGAAAGTACCTCCACCTAAGTCATAAACTAATATTTTGTGATTATTATCTGTTTTATCTAAACCATAAGCTAATGCTGCTGCTGTTGGTTCATTTATTATTCTTAAAACTTCAAGACCTGCAATTTTTCCTGCATCCTTAGTTGCTTGTCTTTGGCTATCATTAAAGTAAGCTGGTACAGTTATTACTGCTTGAGTTACTGTTTCACCTAAATAACTTTCAGCGTCTGCTTTAATTTTTTGAAGTACCATAGCTGAAATTTCTTGTGGTGAATAGTTTTTTCCATCTATATCAACTTTGTATCCAGTTCCCATGTGTCTCTTTATTGAGATAATTGTTTTGTCTGGATTTGTTATTGATTGTCTTTTTGCAACTTGACCAACTAATCTTTCGCCACCTGCTTGAAATGATACTACTGATGGAGTAGTTCTAGATCCCTCTGCATTTGCAATAACTGTTGGTTCTCCACCTTCCATAACTGCTACACATGAATTTGTAGTTCCTAAGTCAATTCCTATAATTTTTCCCATAATATATTATTCCTCCTAAAACTTTATTAATTTATTTTAATTTAAATTTTTTATTTAATTTTTTTTACATTCTATAAATTTTTAATTAGCTACTTTAACCATTGTATGTCTTATTATTTTTTCATCCTTTTTGTATCCCTTTTGGAATACTTCTGCTATTACATTTTTATCTAAGCTTTCATCTTCTATATGCATTACTGCATTGTGAACATTAGGATCAAATTCTCCAGAAGCATCTATTTCTTCAATTCCAAGCTTTGTAAATGAATCTTGACACCCTTTTATTGTCATCTCAATTCCTTTTTTCAAATCTTCTACACTTCCATCAGCTGCAATAGCTCTTTCTAAGTTATCAAGAATTGGAACAATTTCTTTTAATACATCTACATATGCATCACTATATATTCCTTCTTTTTCTTTAGTAGTTCTTTTTCTATAATTATCATATTCAGCTGTCACTCTTAAAAGTCTATCTTTAGTCGCATCTAATTCTTCTTGCAATTTCTTATTTTCCTCTTTTTGTTTTTTTACTATATTTAGTTCATCATCTTCTGTAGTCTCATCATTTTCAGAGACTTCATCACATATTTCACTAGATTCCTCGTTTTCCATTTGGTCATTATTCACAGTTCCTTGTGTTTCTTTTTCAGTTACTGCTTCATCTTTAATTTCTTCATTATTTAGTTCTTCATTTTTTATATCTTTCTTTTTTTTCATAGCTCTAAAAACACACCTCTTCTCTTTAAATCTTACATCTATATTTTTTCATTACTTAACATATTATTAAGTTCTTTTATGACTTCCGCCATAATTGTTATTACCTTTGAATAATTAATTCTTCTAGGTCCAATTAATCCAATTTTACCAATTGGTCTATCTCTAAAAGAATATTCAGCAGATATTATACTACAGTCCTTAGCTTGCTTTCTATAATTTTCATCGCCTATACTAATTGTAATATTATCCTGTGGGTTAAATAGATCCATTATAGATTTTTTATCATTAAAAAGCGATAATATTTCTTTAGCTTTATCAATGTCGTTATATTCTGCATAATTGAATATATTTGTTGTTCCTTCCATAAATACTTCTGACGAATCTGTAGAATTTAATGTCTCATACAAAACTGGTAGAATTGCATTAAATATTTCTTCATATTCTCCTAAATCTTTTTTAAGATTATTAATTACTTCTAGATTAATTTCTTCTATTGAGAGATTTACCAATCTGTTATTAATAACTTGATTTATTCTCATTAAAGTTTCAATTTTAGGAACTCCACTATTCAACTTAAGCATATGATTTTTTATAAATCCAGTATCTGTTAAAAAAACTGATACTAAATTATATTCATCAACCTTGATAAGCTGAATTGATTTAACAAAACTCTTTTTAACTGATGGCGATTCAATCACACAAGTCAATTTAGTAAGCTCTGACAACAATGCACTAGTTTGCCTTACAATTTTATCTACTTCAAGCATTGCTGAATCAATTATATATTGCTTGATTTTCAAATCTTCCTCAACTGTTAGCCTTTGACTATCCATAAGTTTATCAACATATAATCTATATCCCTTACTAGAAGGAATTCTTCCTGCAGAAGCATGAGGTTGTTCTAAGTATCCCATATCTTCAAGATCGGCCATTTCATTTCTTATAGTTGCAGAACCGATACCTAAATTATAGTTTTTAGCAATTGTTCTTGAGCCTACAGGATCTCCTGTACGAATATAGTCATTGATAATAGCTTGAAGTATTTTTATTTTTCTTCCATCAATACTCATAACTTCACCTCTTTTTGTTAGCACTCATTAACCTCGAGTGCTAATGACTATGTTTTTAATATATTATTTTTGATGTTTTTTGTCAATTCCAATTCTATTTATTATAGCTTTCTACAGGTAATAATAATTTAATTTCATCACTTTATCTCTTTATATCTCCTATTTGCTTTAATTTTCTATATTATTTATTTTCATATACAAATTTTAGATATTTATTCTAATATTTTTAGTATAAATTCTCTATGATAATATGAAGTCACTCATTACATAATTAGATATTTCCATGCCTCTAGAACTTAAGAATAGTTTATCCGAATTACAAATTAATAATTCCTTTTTTATATTTTTTTCAATTATATCTCCATAGACTTCATATATATCTTTATTAAATTTTTTCTTAAATTCATTTATTTTTATTCCTTCAATCATTCTAAGTCCCATAAACACAAATTCTTCCATGTCATCATTTATGTCATTTTCATGAATTTCTTCTATTACAGTTTCATTTTTATTAAT is a window encoding:
- the dnaK gene encoding molecular chaperone DnaK, which encodes MGKIIGIDLGTTNSCVAVMEGGEPTVIANAEGSRTTPSVVSFQAGGERLVGQVAKRQSITNPDKTIISIKRHMGTGYKVDIDGKNYSPQEISAMVLQKIKADAESYLGETVTQAVITVPAYFNDSQRQATKDAGKIAGLEVLRIINEPTAAALAYGLDKTDNNHKILVYDLGGGTFDVSILDLGDGVFEVLSTNGDTKLGGDDFDEKIMHYIADTFKSDNGIDLMQDKMALQRLKEAAEKAKIELSSSTQTNINLPFITADATGPKHIDLTLTRAKFNEITSDLVQRSIEPMKKALADAKLSLSDIEKIILVGGSTRIPAVVDAVKNFTGKEPSKGVNPDECVAVGAAIQAGVLTGEVKDIVLLDVSPLTLGIETAGGIATPLIERNTTIPTKKSQVFSTAADSQTSVEINVVQGERQMAMDNKSLGQFTLSGIAPAPRGIPQIEVTFDIDANGIVKVSALDKGTGKQANITITASTNLNDDEVDKAVKEAEKFAEEDKKRKEKVETANTADQTIYQIEKTLSEVGDKATEEEKAGVQAKIEELKKIKDSDDVEAVKAAIEAVNQAFYPIATKMYQQPEGAEGAGFDPNASAGNAQSAPHDDNVVDADFKVDEDK
- the dnaJ gene encoding molecular chaperone DnaJ, encoding MASKDYYELLGLQKGAGDDEIKRAFRKMAVKYHPDKNQGNDEAEEKFKEINEAYQILSDPEKRAKYDQFGSAAFDGSGGFGGGGFDGFDMGGFGDIFESFFGGGGGSSRRKNGPARGSDLEYAMTLTFEEAIFGVEKEISITRNENCEHCSGSGAEPGTNAKTCPTCGGAGQVRVQRQTPLGSFVSTSTCDTCRGTGKIIEKPCSHCRGKGNVRKTRNIKVNIPAGVDTGNVMPLRGQGEHGLRGGSPGDLYVKINVAPSKIFTRKGNDVYIDTHVSMAKAALGTEITVATVDGNVKYNVPAGTQSGTMFRLKGKGIQRVNSSGKGDQYVKVVVDIPKTLNKEQKEALYELMRASGEEFDEANAPKKKLFGKK
- the trmB gene encoding tRNA (guanosine(46)-N7)-methyltransferase TrmB, giving the protein MRMRKKPWARPELESCNFFVISPKEYKGKWKELFGNDKPIYLELGCGKGTFIAVHGSENASINYIAIDIKDEVLGLAKRNIEEAYNEKNKCVDNIKLMAQEIGLINEILNEEDLISKIYINFCNPWPKEKNKKRRLTHTRQLNQYKIFLKDNGEIYFKTDDDELFEESLQYFKDAAFKIKYITYDLHNSDFEGNVETEHEKMFTKLGIKTKFLIAINAH
- the hrcA gene encoding heat-inducible transcriptional repressor HrcA, giving the protein MSIDGRKIKILQAIINDYIRTGDPVGSRTIAKNYNLGIGSATIRNEMADLEDMGYLEQPHASAGRIPSSKGYRLYVDKLMDSQRLTVEEDLKIKQYIIDSAMLEVDKIVRQTSALLSELTKLTCVIESPSVKKSFVKSIQLIKVDEYNLVSVFLTDTGFIKNHMLKLNSGVPKIETLMRINQVINNRLVNLSIEEINLEVINNLKKDLGEYEEIFNAILPVLYETLNSTDSSEVFMEGTTNIFNYAEYNDIDKAKEILSLFNDKKSIMDLFNPQDNITISIGDENYRKQAKDCSIISAEYSFRDRPIGKIGLIGPRRINYSKVITIMAEVIKELNNMLSNEKI
- a CDS encoding L-lactate dehydrogenase, whose amino-acid sequence is MGIRTRKVVIIGAGHVGSHCGFALATQGVCDEIIMVDIDEAKANSQAVDLSDAVAYLPHHVETRQGSLEECTDADIVVISAGPLPMKDQTRLDTLEATIKIVDTIIDPIVKSGFKGIIVSISNPCDVIAHYIWKRTGFPKNRVIGTGTALDSSRLRRILASEIGIDQKSIQGYSMGEHGDSQMVPWSHVSIGGKPLFDLIKEKPDTYGKLDLPDIVKRTAYAGWVVLNGKGSTEFGIGTALTEVVKTIFHDEKRILPCSVLLEGEYAQENVFASVPAILGKNGVEGIIEINLTQQEQKEFDNTCGILKDYIEKAKAL
- the grpE gene encoding nucleotide exchange factor GrpE; this translates as MKKKKDIKNEELNNEEIKDEAVTEKETQGTVNNDQMENEESSEICDEVSENDETTEDDELNIVKKQKEENKKLQEELDATKDRLLRVTAEYDNYRKRTTKEKEGIYSDAYVDVLKEIVPILDNLERAIAADGSVEDLKKGIEMTIKGCQDSFTKLGIEEIDASGEFDPNVHNAVMHIEDESLDKNVIAEVFQKGYKKDEKIIRHTMVKVAN